From Calothrix sp. PCC 6303, a single genomic window includes:
- a CDS encoding LptF/LptG family permease: MASKTFKSFYNINSLLPFSTMDRYITSELLPPFLFGVGAFSSIGVTIHAAFELVRKIVESGLPVGVAIQVFLLNMPQFIVLSFPMSTLLATLMTYSRLSGESELIALRGCGVSVYRMVLTAVMLSLVVTGLTFIFNEQIAPAATYQATVTLEKAVRSDKPSVKRENIVYPEYRTNKKEDGSKEKVLMRLFYADKFDGKLMNGLTIIDRSQAGINQIVVANSGEWNVKENIWDFYDGTIYFVAPDSSYRNILKFKHQQLKLPRTPLTLAERSRDYTEMNIVEALDQLELERLAGDEPKIRKLQVRIQQKIALPFVCVVFGLVGAAMGTRPQRSGAGRGTSFGVSVIVIFSYYLFQFITGALAQANILSPFLGAWMPNILGLVIGIFLLVQVAKR, encoded by the coding sequence ATGGCATCTAAAACGTTTAAATCCTTCTACAACATCAATTCTCTATTGCCTTTTTCGACAATGGATCGTTATATCACTAGCGAACTATTGCCGCCATTTCTATTTGGGGTTGGGGCATTTTCCTCCATTGGTGTGACAATTCATGCCGCATTTGAATTAGTTAGAAAAATTGTGGAATCTGGCTTACCTGTGGGGGTAGCGATTCAAGTTTTTTTACTGAATATGCCGCAATTCATCGTGCTGTCATTTCCGATGTCTACACTACTGGCTACTTTGATGACTTATAGTCGTCTTTCGGGTGAAAGCGAATTAATTGCTTTGCGCGGTTGTGGTGTAAGTGTTTATCGGATGGTTTTAACAGCGGTAATGCTGAGTTTGGTAGTTACGGGTTTAACTTTTATATTTAATGAGCAAATTGCCCCCGCAGCAACTTACCAAGCAACTGTGACGCTGGAAAAAGCAGTTAGATCTGATAAACCAAGTGTGAAAAGGGAAAATATTGTTTACCCAGAATATAGAACTAATAAAAAGGAAGATGGAAGCAAAGAAAAGGTTTTGATGCGGTTATTTTATGCAGATAAATTCGATGGTAAACTAATGAATGGTTTAACCATTATTGATCGTTCCCAAGCAGGAATTAATCAGATAGTTGTTGCTAATTCTGGGGAATGGAATGTTAAGGAAAATATTTGGGACTTTTATGATGGAACTATTTATTTCGTTGCTCCTGATAGTTCATACCGAAATATTTTGAAGTTTAAACATCAACAGTTGAAACTACCGCGTACTCCCTTGACTTTGGCAGAAAGAAGTCGGGATTACACAGAAATGAATATTGTTGAAGCTCTAGATCAATTAGAATTAGAACGTCTGGCTGGTGATGAGCCAAAAATTCGCAAACTCCAAGTGAGAATTCAGCAAAAAATAGCTTTACCTTTTGTTTGTGTGGTATTTGGTTTGGTGGGTGCAGCTATGGGAACTAGACCCCAACGTAGTGGGGCTGGTAGGGGTACGAGTTTTGGTGTGAGCGTAATTGTGATTTTTAGTTATTATCTATTTCAATTTATTACTGGTGCATTGGCTCAGGCAAATATCCTTTCACCATTTTTGGGGGCTTGGATGCCAAATATTTTAGGTTTGGTAATCGGGATATTTCTGTTGGTTCAAGTTGCAAAAAGATGA
- the lptB gene encoding LPS export ABC transporter ATP-binding protein, producing MKIALENVHKSYGKRLIVNRVSISVSQGEIVGLLGPNGAGKTTTFYMATGLEKPNQGKVWLDNVDITPLSMHKRARLGIGYLAQEPSIFRQLSVRDNLLLVLEQTNVPRWEWSMRMDTLIREFRLEKVANSKGIQLSGGERRRTELARALAAGREGPKFLLLDEPFAGVDPIAVSEIQQIVAKLRDRNMGILITDHNVRETLAITDRAYIMREGQILASGTAEELYGNPLVRQYYLGDNFHA from the coding sequence GTGAAAATTGCCCTCGAAAATGTCCACAAATCCTATGGGAAGCGACTAATTGTTAATCGTGTTAGTATTTCTGTTTCTCAAGGTGAAATTGTTGGTTTACTTGGTCCAAATGGTGCTGGTAAAACCACAACTTTTTATATGGCGACTGGTTTAGAAAAACCGAATCAGGGAAAAGTGTGGCTGGATAATGTTGATATTACACCATTGTCAATGCATAAACGGGCACGTTTGGGTATTGGGTATTTAGCACAGGAACCCAGTATATTTAGGCAATTAAGCGTCCGTGATAACTTGTTACTGGTGTTAGAACAAACTAATGTACCGCGCTGGGAATGGTCGATGCGGATGGATACATTAATCCGGGAATTTCGTTTAGAAAAGGTAGCTAATAGTAAAGGAATTCAGCTTTCTGGAGGTGAACGTCGGCGCACAGAGTTAGCGAGGGCTTTAGCTGCAGGACGGGAAGGTCCTAAGTTTTTACTCTTGGATGAACCCTTCGCGGGAGTTGATCCGATTGCAGTTTCCGAGATTCAGCAAATCGTGGCAAAATTACGCGATCGCAATATGGGTATTCTGATTACAGACCATAATGTCCGCGAAACCCTAGCCATCACTGATCGTGCTTACATCATGCGAGAAGGACAAATTTTAGCGTCTGGCACTGCCGAAGAACTCTATGGTAATCCCCTTGTCAGACAATATTATTTGGGTGACAACTTCCACGCGTGA
- a CDS encoding LptA/OstA family protein, whose protein sequence is MPTSKLPQFKKIHGLALVLPLAFLSVLTPIKLQTAVAQTAAQGRPLQIRSDVQEYDAKTRVVTARGNVQMVYSARGIQATAAQAQYFSNEQQIVLSGNVYILQQGVNSIRGERVTYLIDQGRFIAQPQSGRQVESIYLVNDAPNNPASTQAPKTPALKRGN, encoded by the coding sequence ATGCCAACCTCTAAATTGCCTCAATTCAAAAAAATACATGGTTTGGCTCTAGTCCTACCACTGGCATTTCTGAGTGTACTGACTCCAATAAAACTGCAAACAGCTGTAGCCCAAACGGCTGCACAGGGAAGACCTTTACAAATTAGGTCAGATGTCCAAGAATATGACGCAAAGACCAGGGTTGTGACTGCTAGGGGCAATGTGCAAATGGTGTATTCTGCTCGTGGTATTCAAGCAACCGCAGCCCAAGCACAGTATTTTAGCAATGAGCAGCAAATTGTCCTCAGTGGCAATGTGTATATTTTGCAGCAAGGAGTTAATAGTATTCGCGGTGAACGAGTCACCTACTTAATCGATCAAGGTAGATTTATTGCTCAACCCCAAAGTGGTCGTCAAGTAGAATCGATTTATTTAGTGAATGACGCTCCTAACAATCCAGCCAGTACACAAGCACCTAAAACACCAGCTTTGAAACGTGGTAATTGA
- a CDS encoding WecB/TagA/CpsF family glycosyltransferase translates to MNKVKILNLEIDNLSKAEFLNNLNSGIVFTPNVDHLIKLQKDPDFVQAYSASNYKLCDSQILLYASKFLGTPIKEKISGSDLLPAFYYHHRHNDNIKIFLLGAAEGVARTAQKKINKKIGRDIVIDTYSPPFGFEKDEAECHRIVDMVNNSGASVLVIGVGAPKQEKWLCKYKDMLPNIHIFMALGATIDFEADNVRRAPKWISKIGIEWLFRLLCEPKRLWKRYLVEDLPFFVLILKQKLNLYMSKDEKDKNHTWQIIDRF, encoded by the coding sequence ATGAACAAAGTCAAAATTCTGAACTTAGAGATTGATAATCTGTCCAAGGCAGAATTTTTAAATAATTTGAATTCTGGCATAGTCTTCACACCAAATGTAGATCATCTCATCAAACTTCAGAAAGATCCTGATTTTGTTCAGGCTTATAGTGCCAGCAATTATAAACTTTGCGATAGTCAAATCCTATTGTATGCTTCTAAATTCTTAGGAACACCAATTAAAGAAAAAATTTCTGGTTCCGATTTACTTCCTGCCTTTTACTATCATCATCGACACAACGACAATATTAAGATTTTTCTTTTAGGTGCTGCTGAAGGAGTTGCTCGCACTGCCCAAAAAAAAATTAATAAAAAAATCGGTAGAGATATTGTGATTGATACATATTCTCCCCCATTTGGATTTGAAAAAGACGAAGCAGAATGTCATCGTATTGTTGACATGGTAAATAATTCAGGTGCTTCGGTTTTAGTAATTGGTGTTGGTGCTCCCAAACAAGAAAAGTGGCTTTGTAAGTACAAAGATATGCTACCTAATATCCATATTTTCATGGCATTGGGAGCTACGATTGATTTTGAAGCTGATAATGTGAGAAGAGCGCCTAAATGGATTAGCAAAATTGGTATTGAATGGTTATTTCGTCTCCTGTGTGAGCCAAAAAGATTATGGAAACGCTATCTTGTTGAAGATCTTCCTTTTTTCGTGCTGATTTTAAAACAAAAACTCAATTTATACATGAGTAAAGATGAGAAAGATAAGAATCATACATGGCAAATTATTGATAGATTTTAA
- a CDS encoding glycosyltransferase → MYQAKSVNFEHQPRILIVSMRNFRSEAFRSAEYEFEDAICDFDYADMLTPSYNSSFTKKIKKKISNRLATYLEISDLLDSGCYPEAIEKEYDLLIFICQYYWDITSLNSIHGWREKCHKAVLWIDEIWIKELEDKKTRNCLKLLKNFDYVFTTQSETAKVMEHVIERPCLSLPYGIDAIKSCPNFNQSKRNIDIYSIGRRSPITHQSLLELAENQNLLYIHDTLKGLQMINYKEHRLLYRNLIKRSRYFIANKAKFDTQNQTGGQEELGSRFFEGAAGGSVMIGIRPQCEAFTTNFDWDDSLIDISYDTANIGDIITDLDSQPLRLERIRNNNIANSLLRHDWVYRWESILTTVGLDITPIMEHRKALLKEMAANINHLHLMSA, encoded by the coding sequence ATGTATCAAGCTAAAAGCGTTAATTTTGAGCATCAACCACGTATTTTGATTGTCTCAATGCGTAACTTTCGTTCAGAAGCATTTCGTTCAGCAGAGTATGAATTTGAAGACGCTATATGCGATTTCGACTATGCTGATATGCTCACACCTTCCTATAATTCTAGCTTTACCAAAAAAATTAAAAAGAAAATATCAAATCGTTTAGCAACATACTTAGAAATAAGCGACCTATTAGATTCGGGATGTTATCCAGAGGCAATAGAAAAAGAGTATGACTTACTTATTTTTATCTGTCAATATTATTGGGATATTACTTCTCTTAATTCTATTCATGGTTGGAGAGAAAAATGTCATAAAGCCGTATTATGGATTGACGAAATATGGATCAAAGAACTTGAAGATAAAAAAACTAGAAATTGCCTAAAACTGTTAAAAAACTTTGATTATGTTTTTACAACCCAAAGCGAAACCGCAAAAGTAATGGAACATGTCATTGAACGTCCTTGTCTTTCGTTACCATATGGAATTGATGCTATAAAATCTTGTCCAAATTTTAATCAAAGTAAAAGGAATATTGATATCTACAGTATCGGTCGTCGCTCACCAATTACTCATCAATCACTACTAGAATTAGCAGAAAATCAGAATTTATTATATATTCATGATACTCTCAAAGGCTTGCAGATGATCAATTATAAAGAGCATCGTCTGCTTTATCGAAACCTAATTAAAAGAAGTCGTTATTTTATTGCAAATAAGGCTAAGTTTGATACTCAAAATCAAACAGGTGGTCAAGAAGAATTGGGTTCTCGCTTTTTTGAAGGAGCCGCAGGTGGTTCTGTAATGATTGGTATCCGTCCACAGTGTGAAGCTTTTACAACTAATTTCGATTGGGATGATTCGCTAATTGATATTTCTTATGACACGGCAAATATCGGCGATATCATCACGGATTTAGATTCTCAACCGCTACGTTTAGAAAGAATACGGAATAATAACATAGCTAACTCACTATTACGCCATGATTGGGTTTATCGTTGGGAGTCTATCTTAACAACAGTCGGGTTAGATATAACTCCAATTATGGAACATAGAAAAGCACTTCTAAAAGAAATGGCTGCGAATATTAATCATCTGCACCTAATGTCAGCCTAA
- a CDS encoding glycosyltransferase — MNILYLTTVLPSQRKTGGEIASQCFIDALEKDGHEVKVVGYQRHGDVSTKKQNEISVGYRHIETKKSQFYPLIWMGCGLIKNLPYSSAKYYSARYENQVKKLLENNSFETVIIDHAQLGWLLPSLKHKFKQVVFIAHNIESEIYHAQFNNSKSYLARPIYHRETRRIKSLEDNLAKNVQQVWTLTHHDWKYFQHINTATQVFDIPSPLETLAQPSKLKTCDVGIIGSWTWKANMEGLQWFFANVYPNLPKSLSIRVAGKGAEWLDSLYPNVEYSGFVPDVQTFLTEARTIAIPSISGGGIQIKTLDAIASGSPIVATPTALRGIFDYPSGITVSEESNDFAHALVEMVASNQIVNETLYKLHQERFLWSKNRHKKFISDVSQALMMLEKAKK; from the coding sequence ATGAATATTTTGTACTTGACAACAGTTCTCCCAAGCCAACGTAAAACAGGTGGTGAGATTGCTTCACAATGTTTCATTGATGCACTGGAGAAAGATGGACACGAGGTAAAAGTAGTTGGCTATCAGAGACATGGGGATGTAAGTACAAAAAAACAAAATGAGATTTCTGTTGGTTATCGACATATTGAAACGAAAAAATCTCAGTTTTACCCATTGATTTGGATGGGTTGTGGATTAATCAAAAACCTACCCTACTCATCAGCTAAATACTATAGTGCTAGATATGAAAATCAAGTTAAAAAGCTCTTAGAAAATAACTCTTTTGAAACTGTAATTATTGACCATGCTCAACTTGGCTGGCTACTCCCTTCACTAAAACACAAATTTAAACAAGTTGTTTTTATTGCTCACAATATTGAATCTGAAATTTATCATGCTCAATTCAATAACTCAAAGAGCTATTTAGCAAGACCTATTTATCATCGAGAAACTCGTCGAATCAAAAGCCTTGAAGATAATTTAGCCAAAAATGTTCAACAAGTTTGGACACTTACACATCACGACTGGAAATATTTTCAACACATCAATACAGCTACCCAAGTATTTGATATCCCTTCCCCATTGGAAACCTTGGCACAACCCAGTAAATTGAAAACCTGCGATGTGGGGATAATCGGAAGCTGGACTTGGAAAGCTAATATGGAGGGATTGCAATGGTTTTTTGCCAACGTCTATCCTAATCTCCCCAAAAGCCTATCCATTCGAGTTGCAGGTAAAGGTGCAGAATGGCTAGATAGTTTATATCCCAACGTTGAGTATTCTGGCTTTGTTCCGGATGTCCAAACCTTTTTGACAGAGGCTAGAACTATTGCTATTCCCTCCATCAGTGGTGGTGGAATTCAGATTAAAACGCTGGATGCGATCGCATCCGGTTCTCCTATCGTTGCCACACCTACAGCTTTACGCGGCATATTTGACTACCCTTCAGGTATCACAGTTAGCGAAGAGTCTAATGATTTTGCCCATGCTCTGGTAGAAATGGTTGCATCTAATCAAATTGTCAATGAGACTTTATACAAACTCCATCAAGAGCGATTCTTGTGGTCGAAAAATCGTCATAAAAAATTTATATCTGATGTAAGTCAAGCTTTGATGATGTTAGAGAAAGCGAAAAAATAA
- a CDS encoding glycosyltransferase family 2 protein, translating into MLVAICVASYCRPEGLKRLLDGLNQLNFRKCETPEIQVIVVDNDANGSAKAVCNNQLSQFKWSLQYSIQTTRGISFARNHAIALALSISNHVDFIAFIDDDEVPEQSWLDELLSTQKTYQADVVTGPVIPQFIKSDVPNWVVKGKFFEPKRYPTGHILKTAFTNNVLIRTQVIRQLDTIFDESFALTGGEDSHFFMRLYRSGHKFVWTDEAIVTEYVPQSRTNVKWVLERGYLGWSLHSYCERQLYPSINVVAVRIIKGIALITQGLCLIFPSLFLGEHALVKALLHIYRGVGTLAGILGIRYEAYKVTHGV; encoded by the coding sequence ATGTTAGTGGCTATTTGTGTTGCTAGTTATTGTCGTCCAGAAGGACTAAAGCGCTTACTTGATGGTTTGAATCAATTAAATTTTAGAAAGTGCGAAACTCCCGAAATTCAAGTGATTGTAGTTGATAATGATGCTAATGGTTCAGCAAAAGCAGTCTGCAATAATCAACTTTCACAATTTAAGTGGTCGCTGCAATATTCCATCCAAACCACACGGGGAATATCCTTTGCACGCAATCACGCGATCGCACTTGCGCTATCAATCAGCAATCACGTTGATTTTATTGCCTTCATTGATGATGACGAAGTTCCCGAACAAAGCTGGTTAGACGAACTCCTCTCCACTCAAAAAACCTATCAAGCAGATGTGGTTACAGGTCCAGTAATACCCCAATTCATCAAATCAGATGTCCCTAACTGGGTAGTGAAAGGGAAATTTTTTGAGCCAAAACGTTACCCCACAGGACATATTCTCAAAACAGCCTTTACCAATAATGTCCTGATTCGGACTCAAGTAATTCGTCAACTAGATACTATCTTTGATGAAAGTTTTGCCCTCACAGGTGGCGAAGATTCACACTTTTTCATGCGGCTTTATCGCTCCGGACATAAATTTGTTTGGACTGATGAAGCCATTGTTACTGAATACGTACCCCAAAGCCGCACCAATGTCAAATGGGTATTAGAACGTGGTTATCTCGGTTGGAGTTTACACAGTTATTGCGAACGTCAACTTTACCCGTCAATTAACGTGGTTGCAGTTCGGATAATCAAAGGAATTGCCCTAATTACTCAAGGTTTATGTCTAATTTTTCCTTCCCTATTTTTAGGTGAACATGCGTTAGTTAAAGCCCTACTTCATATCTATCGTGGGGTTGGCACCCTTGCAGGTATCCTGGGAATTCGCTACGAAGCTTACAAAGTTACTCACGGAGTCTAG
- a CDS encoding O-antigen ligase family protein has protein sequence MPGFLILLEKVFVVISLFLSTSALIPILVETEESAIAAADPYTPILFMGVYAVTGVLIFQHWKNFLWIARKDIWLWLLMGIAIASIAWTIAPDITPRRSLLLLGTSLFGAYMAVRYSIRQQLQLLGWAFALLIGLSFVFAIALPNYGLMTFQEGGIHAGAWRGVFSHKNLLGRSMVLSSMIFMFIIASKSVTPKYRWLPWLGYTLSFALIVLSSSKTAIVSFFMLGIIFQLYRSWRLNYSRLIPFAIAFILIFGTTITLIIDNLPLITSAVGRDLTLTGRTDIWMAMLDKISERPFLGYGLNGFWRDWDNEATAFMWRILGWECPYGHNGFMDLFAELGIFGLVSFMISYGTTFFRSISWLRKTKSAEGIWSAMYLTFLLIYNISESTLLTNNSIFWILYTSATFSIFAEYERLQDEQYMNAVYEAQLMELEIFNEQNLN, from the coding sequence ATGCCAGGGTTTTTAATATTACTAGAAAAAGTATTTGTAGTCATATCACTGTTTCTGTCAACATCAGCATTGATACCGATCTTGGTGGAAACTGAGGAATCAGCCATTGCGGCGGCAGATCCTTATACCCCAATCCTGTTTATGGGGGTTTATGCGGTGACTGGGGTGTTGATTTTCCAGCACTGGAAAAATTTTCTGTGGATAGCCCGCAAAGATATCTGGTTGTGGCTATTGATGGGAATTGCGATCGCATCAATCGCTTGGACTATTGCTCCCGATATTACACCCCGTCGTAGTCTCTTGTTATTAGGAACAAGCTTATTTGGGGCTTATATGGCAGTGCGCTACAGTATCCGCCAACAACTACAGCTACTTGGTTGGGCATTTGCCTTATTAATTGGGCTAAGTTTCGTGTTTGCGATCGCATTACCAAACTACGGCTTAATGACTTTCCAAGAAGGTGGGATTCATGCAGGTGCTTGGAGAGGTGTATTTTCCCACAAAAACCTCCTAGGACGTTCCATGGTACTAAGCAGCATGATCTTCATGTTCATAATTGCCAGCAAATCCGTTACTCCTAAGTACCGATGGTTGCCTTGGCTAGGTTACACTTTGTCCTTTGCCCTCATCGTCCTTTCCAGCTCGAAAACAGCAATAGTCAGTTTCTTCATGCTGGGAATCATTTTCCAACTTTATCGCTCGTGGCGACTCAATTACTCTCGATTAATTCCCTTCGCTATTGCCTTTATACTGATATTTGGAACCACAATTACCCTAATTATTGATAATTTACCTTTAATTACTAGTGCAGTTGGGCGTGACTTAACCTTAACAGGGCGAACAGATATCTGGATGGCAATGCTAGATAAAATCTCAGAGCGTCCTTTCCTTGGCTACGGCTTGAATGGTTTTTGGCGTGATTGGGATAATGAAGCCACCGCCTTTATGTGGAGAATTTTAGGGTGGGAATGTCCCTACGGTCATAACGGGTTTATGGACTTATTTGCAGAGTTGGGAATATTCGGCTTGGTTAGCTTCATGATTAGTTATGGGACTACTTTTTTCCGTAGTATCAGTTGGCTACGAAAAACCAAGAGTGCTGAAGGTATTTGGTCAGCAATGTATCTGACTTTTTTATTAATTTACAACATCAGTGAAAGCACCCTCTTAACAAATAACAGCATTTTTTGGATTCTCTACACATCAGCTACTTTTTCCATATTCGCCGAATATGAGCGTCTCCAAGATGAGCAGTACATGAATGCTGTTTATGAAGCGCAATTAATGGAACTAGAAATATTTAACGAACAAAACTTAAATTGA
- a CDS encoding GumC family protein produces MKTPMPIKEESLQHSHNQNPLPNPLMRDATWWKRKSDVDEESSASLSPIFGILRRRIGVIAGIAMVTATTAAIWAASQTAKYEGRFQILVEPLKTSDSELLKLLSQTLQQNVNEITKQNTTALDYNALMEVLKSPKLIDPVVQELLPKYPNTTYDHMVGGDVPSGKVAPGRLGTLYITRLTKGKDESRVIEVRYRDLDPEKVEIVLDRVSQAYRKYSIEQQQTNLRQGMRFIEQQIPKIQLRVNTLQGQMQLFQQHYGLYNPQLQSEQLLKRLDDAKTQRLEVERKLAEARSLYGSLQNQLGMQQNAAIAASALSESPQYQQILTRIREVEAKIATESVKYNEASPIMQDLREQREKLLPLLNQEQRLALGNNNNGEPLPSQVGTYQNSIRRELTQQLANTTNQVQSLTANLQTLVQSEAQMSEQIRQYPVVARQHTNLQRDLQVSTDTLNQLLAKQEALRVDNAQQDVPWELIMPPTLPRDKKGDVVPITPSPTSTAMMGGIGGLLLGALAAFAIENRQNVFYDPEDAKRAGKLPLLGSIPYYRDIHKPAIATNVARLQEQLEQGSKSQVKFSAQAEKEALFAQSFCSIYNRIQAYSVESQVRSITVTSTAGKEGKSTVALQLALIAAQAGQRVLLVDANFRHPQLHESVGLVNTKGLSEILGDGLDLNDVIGQVPREENLFIVTAGQLTQNSSKLLASEKMREFIERSHNEFNLVIYDAPNILGRVDTNILTTHTDGIVLVVGLGKTLRPNLKKLVEELKATRTTVLGMVTNTLVS; encoded by the coding sequence ATGAAAACGCCGATGCCAATTAAAGAAGAAAGCTTACAGCACTCCCACAATCAAAATCCTCTCCCCAATCCGCTGATGAGGGATGCAACCTGGTGGAAGAGGAAATCTGATGTAGATGAAGAGAGCAGTGCTTCGTTAAGTCCAATTTTTGGAATTTTGCGGCGCAGAATCGGCGTAATTGCAGGTATAGCAATGGTAACAGCGACCACTGCGGCAATTTGGGCAGCTAGTCAGACGGCAAAGTATGAAGGGCGATTTCAGATTTTGGTAGAACCTTTAAAAACATCTGATAGTGAACTCTTAAAGTTACTTTCTCAGACTCTTCAGCAAAATGTGAATGAAATCACTAAGCAAAATACCACAGCTTTGGATTACAACGCTTTGATGGAGGTGCTAAAAAGTCCGAAGTTGATTGATCCGGTTGTTCAAGAGCTATTACCTAAGTACCCAAATACTACCTATGATCATATGGTGGGTGGTGATGTACCATCGGGAAAAGTAGCACCTGGACGTTTAGGTACTTTGTACATAACTCGTCTGACTAAGGGTAAAGACGAGTCAAGGGTGATCGAAGTGCGGTATAGAGATCTTGATCCTGAAAAAGTCGAGATTGTTTTAGATCGGGTATCCCAAGCATATCGAAAATACAGTATTGAACAGCAGCAAACAAATCTCCGTCAGGGGATGAGATTTATAGAGCAGCAGATTCCGAAAATACAACTGCGTGTCAATACTTTGCAAGGACAAATGCAGTTATTTCAACAACACTATGGGTTATATAATCCACAATTGCAAAGTGAGCAACTGTTGAAGCGATTGGACGATGCGAAGACACAAAGATTAGAAGTTGAGCGCAAATTGGCAGAAGCTAGATCTTTATATGGTTCTTTACAGAATCAGTTAGGGATGCAGCAAAATGCAGCCATTGCCGCTTCGGCTTTGAGTGAATCACCCCAATATCAACAAATTTTGACTCGAATTCGGGAAGTTGAAGCAAAAATTGCCACTGAATCGGTAAAATACAACGAAGCTAGTCCGATTATGCAAGATTTGCGGGAACAGCGAGAAAAGCTTCTACCACTGTTGAACCAAGAACAAAGACTGGCATTGGGTAATAACAATAATGGTGAACCTTTGCCTTCTCAAGTTGGCACTTACCAAAACTCAATTCGGCGAGAACTGACTCAACAACTGGCAAATACCACCAATCAGGTTCAATCCCTAACTGCTAACTTGCAAACGCTTGTGCAGTCGGAGGCACAAATGAGTGAGCAAATCAGGCAATATCCAGTGGTGGCTCGTCAGCATACTAACCTACAACGGGATCTCCAAGTATCAACAGATACATTGAATCAATTGCTGGCAAAACAGGAAGCTCTGCGGGTAGATAATGCACAGCAGGATGTTCCCTGGGAATTGATTATGCCTCCAACTCTACCTCGTGATAAGAAAGGTGATGTAGTCCCCATTACACCTAGTCCTACCAGTACTGCGATGATGGGGGGAATTGGTGGATTGCTATTAGGTGCGCTGGCGGCATTTGCCATTGAAAACAGGCAAAATGTTTTTTATGATCCAGAAGATGCCAAACGGGCTGGCAAGTTGCCATTACTAGGTTCAATTCCCTATTATCGGGATATTCACAAACCAGCGATCGCTACAAATGTGGCGAGGTTACAAGAACAATTAGAACAAGGCTCAAAATCGCAGGTTAAATTTAGTGCCCAAGCTGAGAAGGAAGCACTTTTTGCCCAATCTTTCTGTTCAATATACAACAGAATTCAAGCTTATAGTGTGGAATCACAGGTTCGTTCCATTACTGTGACATCAACGGCAGGGAAGGAAGGAAAGTCTACTGTAGCGTTACAACTAGCGTTAATTGCCGCGCAAGCTGGACAACGGGTTCTACTAGTTGATGCTAATTTCCGTCATCCCCAATTACATGAAAGTGTTGGTTTGGTGAATACTAAAGGTTTGAGTGAAATTCTGGGAGATGGATTAGATTTAAATGACGTGATTGGACAAGTTCCAAGGGAGGAAAATTTGTTTATTGTCACCGCAGGACAATTAACACAAAATTCCTCAAAGCTACTGGCATCAGAAAAGATGCGGGAATTCATTGAGCGATCGCATAATGAATTTAATCTAGTTATTTACGATGCACCCAATATTTTAGGACGTGTAGACACCAACATCTTAACCACTCACACCGATGGTATTGTTTTAGTAGTGGGATTAGGTAAAACACTGCGCCCCAATTTGAAGAAACTGGTAGAGGAGTTGAAAGCTACTCGCACCACTGTTTTAGGAATGGTTACAAACACTCTAGTGTCATGA